One Methanoculleus sp. 7T genomic window carries:
- a CDS encoding malate dehydrogenase yields MAKVTILGATGNVGMFAAHTISEIPHVSSMLLVGRPGREDFLSGCCRDLSDSFAARGIDIRLSYSTRLDDAEGSDIIICTAGVPRRPGQDRIDLAFENAKIVADTAEGIGRCSPDAILFMVTNPVDVMTAVALKYSGFQPRQVFGLGTHLDSMRLKSLIARYFRVHVSEVHTRIIGEHGESMVPLWSSTTIGGIQIRNLPTFSGLPAQEMIDTVRTSGQAIIRDKGSTVYGPGEAIATLVQTILGDENRILTVSSYITSEIHEIGGVCIGVPARLNRNGVFPVPIRLEENEVVGFRESVQKIRKITDDVMERLEEAR; encoded by the coding sequence ATGGCAAAGGTAACGATTCTCGGGGCTACAGGGAACGTCGGCATGTTTGCGGCCCATACCATATCCGAGATCCCGCATGTCAGCAGTATGCTGCTCGTCGGGAGACCGGGACGCGAAGATTTTCTCTCAGGTTGCTGCCGTGACCTATCCGATTCGTTCGCTGCACGAGGCATCGACATCCGGCTCTCATACAGCACCCGGCTTGACGATGCGGAAGGCTCGGATATCATCATATGCACAGCAGGAGTACCCCGACGGCCCGGCCAGGACCGGATCGACCTCGCCTTCGAGAACGCTAAAATTGTCGCCGACACCGCCGAGGGCATCGGCAGGTGTTCGCCGGACGCTATTCTCTTTATGGTCACGAACCCCGTCGACGTTATGACCGCCGTCGCTCTGAAGTATTCGGGGTTCCAACCGAGGCAGGTCTTCGGCCTCGGGACGCACTTGGACTCGATGCGCTTAAAATCCCTGATTGCCCGGTATTTCCGGGTCCACGTCAGCGAGGTGCATACCCGTATCATCGGCGAGCACGGCGAGAGCATGGTGCCGCTCTGGTCTTCGACGACGATCGGCGGTATCCAGATACGCAACCTGCCTACGTTCTCAGGATTGCCCGCTCAGGAAATGATCGATACGGTCCGCACAAGCGGCCAAGCGATCATCAGGGATAAGGGCTCTACGGTTTACGGACCCGGGGAAGCGATTGCAACCCTCGTGCAGACGATCCTCGGTGACGAGAACCGGATCCTCACCGTCTCAAGTTACATCACGAGCGAGATCCATGAGATTGGCGGCGTCTGTATCGGCGTGCCTGCCCGTCTCAACCGAAACGGCGTCTTCCCTGTCCCCATCAGGCTCGAAGAGAACGAGGTCGTCGGGTTCCGAGAGTCGGTCCAGAAGATCCGAAAGATCACCGACGATGTGATGGAACGGCTGGAAGAGGCCCGCTAG
- a CDS encoding elongation factor 1-beta — MGNVAIIVKIMPESPDVDLEALKSAVKAAVPVNDIREEPIGFGLVALKAAVVVPDKAGAPDEVEAALRNLKDVGSAEIIESTLV, encoded by the coding sequence ATGGGAAACGTCGCCATTATCGTGAAGATAATGCCCGAGTCCCCCGATGTCGACCTTGAAGCGCTCAAATCCGCAGTCAAGGCAGCTGTTCCGGTAAACGACATCAGAGAAGAGCCTATCGGGTTCGGCCTTGTGGCACTGAAAGCCGCCGTCGTGGTTCCCGACAAGGCGGGGGCTCCCGACGAAGTCGAAGCAGCGCTCCGGAATCTTAAGGATGTCGGAAGCGCCGAGATCATCGAATCCACACTCGTCTAA